The Cryptomeria japonica chromosome 6, Sugi_1.0, whole genome shotgun sequence genomic interval TTGACAATAATTAACTTATTAGTTTTATTCAAAAGATTCTTattaaaatacaaatttatttaccCATAGTTTATAAAGTCTTCGGAAATTATTAGACGTCTCTTCCTATTCTATAAAGTCTTCGGAAATTGTTACACGTGTCTTCATATTCtcaataaaacaaaagaaaagcGGCGAGACTCGAACCTACGACCATTGTATCTTCGTCGGGGCGGTGACATGACAGCtgtataatattaaataataataagcaTAGAAAGCGAGTTTCTATAAAAATACATCAACAGGACCAACAATGGTTTCTATTACTTttctattaatataatatatatcttaacgattagaaaaaaaatgaaaaatggagAAGTTTTGCACTGAAAACAAGTCAACTTATTATACATAGTCTATAAAAACATGGAGCACAAAAACCACCCAACTTACAAATTGTATTAGAGATTCTGTAGACAGCACACAGTTATATATTTAGTTTAATGGTTTCGATTATGTTCTTTTCCTTTTGTCGTTCTCTGCTATCTACTTAATGCTAGATTCGATATAATTAGAATATAAACGTGATGCTTAGTGCTGTTTCGCGTTGTGAACAGCCGGTTTTAAGCCATCAAATCTGAGAAGAAAATCTTTTCATCCCTTTTCCCCGCCTACCTCAAGGAGTTAAGTATTTGTTTTTTGCGTATGCAAATACAGGTGGACTTAGTAATGCACGCAATCAGTATATGTGAGCATTACATTTTACTCTatgtatttaaatattttttcaaagaTTCCGTTCTGATTTGCCGGCCACCTTATTGATCAAGACTTTCCGCTAATCGAATACGTTGTAAACTGGGGAAGGGTGTGCAGTCAAGATCAAGcaacaaaacaatccttacaagCCCCAcctgaaatttaaaaaaattaaaatcccaATTAGTGATGAGGATGATGTCCCCATCACGTCCTGGTTGTCTGTATAATGAATCCTTTTACTAGCCGGATTAAATATGTCCCATATTGCAGAATGCAGCGTTTCGATTTTTTATGAACAACAATCCATGGATTTTCTAGATTTAGTCCTCTTATTATTGGTGCTAGTTGTGCCTGCATTAGCAGATCCAGAGGCTAATCTCCTGCAATCTGGATGCAGTAATGTCAAGAGCACCAGCGTAAAAGTATTTCAGCAAAATTTAAATGCCAGTTTGGCATCTGTGCTTCAAGCAGTGGCTTCATCTGGCTTCGCTACAGAAGAGCAAGTCACAGGTTCAGATCCAGTTTATATGTTGGCTCAGTGCAGACAGGATAAAAATTCATCAGATTGCGTTAATTGTATAACGGCCGCAGAGAAGCAAATTCGAAATTGCTCCAATGTGTCCGGGGGAAGAACAATCTATGACGGTTGCTTCCTGCGATATGAAAGCAATAATTTTTATACGCAGAGTACTGCTGATGGAAATTCACAGCAGTGCGGCAATCAAAGTATTAGAACGGATGCCGATTCGTTTTCTGTCACAAGTAAAAGTTTGTTAAGTGATCTGTGCACTGCAACTCCGAAGACTAGTGATTTCTTTGCTGCTCAGTTTCGAAAGGATGCGTCGAATAGAACAATCTATGGGCTTGCCTGGTGTTTGAAATCTCTTACAAAGGAAGGCTGTACGAATTGTCTGACCATAGCGCAGACAAATATAGCGAATTGTTTATCTTATTCGGAGGGACGTGCTGTGGACGCTGGTTGCTCTCTGCGTTATGCTACTTACTCCTTTTTTTCAGACAACGCGACCACTGATCTTGCACAATTTTTGTCTACAGGTTAGAAAATTTTAACCCACTGTCATAAAAATTTCTTTTAACCTGTGTAATGATTGAAGTTATCACAAATCCATGTCAAAGCGGTACACTGTCTTTCTTGCTAGCTGTTTCTTCTTGTTTTATAGCCCACGGAAAGATACATTTAATTATTCTTGtcaattgatttttcattttttgggtTCAATTAATTTTGTAGGTAGTAAAGTTAACTCTACCGTGTGGATAATAATTGGGGTTGTGGGAGGCGTCATTCTCATCGCTGTCTTATGCTCGCTGTTTTTCTTTCGACGGAGAGTGGTGGCATATTTTAGGCGGCCACCACAGAAACAAGGTAAAATTCAACATTGTCCAAACTGCTATACCATTACAATCTTGTGCTAAAGATGATATTAATTTGCGCAACTAATCATAATCTGTGCAAATCTGTGCAACAGTGAATACTGAAACCGCAACTGAACTACGTGGACCCGTAGATTTTGATTACAAGATACTGAGAAAAGCCACAAATAACTTCGGTCCCGAAAACAAGATTGGAGAAGGAGGGTTCGGGCAAGTATATAAGGTGAGATGCCACGAAATGGGGGCTAATCTTGTATATCAATTGGGATCTATTATCTGAAAATTGGTTAATTTCGTTGTAGGGTACGCTGAAAAACGGCAAAGTCATTGCAGTAAAGAAATTAACTTTAAACCAATCTGCGCGTGCGATATCAGAATTCGAAAGCGAAGTGAAGCTGGTATCGAATGTTCATCACAGGAATCTGGTGCGCTTGCTGGGATGCTGCAATCAAGGCCCAGAGAAACTGCTTGTCTATGAGTACATGTCAAACAGTAGCCTTGACAGAATATTATTTGGTTCGTAATTTCATCCGTTTCCCTTCTGATCCATTGCGATGTCTTCCATTATCCTTTTAATAAAAATAGGTTGAAAGCAGGTGAAAGTGAAAAGATACTAAGCTGGAAAGAAAGATTTAACATCATATTGGGCACTGCTCGAGGTCTCGCATATCTCCACGAAGATTTTCATGTGTGTATCATCCATCGGGATATTAAATCCAGCAATATATTGCTGGACGACGACCTACAGCCTAAAATTGCAGACTTTGGATTAGCAAGACTTCTTCCCGATGACAGAAGTCACCTTACGACAAGAATCGCAGGGACTCTGTAAGAAAAAATACCAGTATTTGTATTACTTAGAATTTGAGTTATATTGTGTATAGATAGTAACAAGAGATGAGATGAGATGTTTTGTTTTGACAGAGGATACACAGCTCCAGAATACGCGATCCATGGGCAATTGACTGAGAAAGCTGACACCTACAGTTATGGTGTGGTAGTTCTTGAGGTCATTAGCGGGAGAAAAAGCATTGACTTGAAGCAACCGCCCGATATGGAATATCTGCTGGAACGGGTATTTCTTCCATAATATCTTTATTTTTCTATCGGACATCTGTGTTTTCTTGTTATGGGCTGCTTGTCATCAAaagttttgatgaaaaatgctGCAGGTATGGAAGCTATACGAAGGAGGAAATATTTTGGATGTGGTAGATAAAAGgatggaagaaaatgaagattATAATGAAGAAGAGATATTGAAGATGTTAAAGCTTGCACTGTTATGCATACAGGCTTCTGTTGTAGATAGGCCATCAATGTCCCAGGTGGTGGCTATGCTGGTGAGCGGGACAGACATTGATTACAAGAAACCGTTTCAACCTGCTTTCGTAGATGTGGGGTATAGAATCCGCGGGGAACGTTCAAATTCTGGCACATCCTCCTCTCCGTCGAATGCAAACATTACAGAATCGCTCGATGCTCGTTAGCTGTAGCCGATCCAGTTTACTGTATGCATCGTCAACAAATAGCTTTACATGAACTGATATAAAGATCAGAAGCTAATGGACGATATATATTTTGTAAAAGACCAAATTTGTATTTTATATTCTAAATTTCAAAACGAGCAATCAACAACAATGGGATGGTTTAAATCATCATATATATTAGGCTTTGATTTTTAGATTTAGATTTAAAAATGTTAAATATTCAGAATTGATTCACATTTTCTagatttaatatgttgcttagtatgTGAGGTTTAAGGCTGGTCTCCATTTCTTCTTtgaaaagattttatttatttcaaaaattagaaGGTTTTTCTATAATAAGTATTGGTTATTAGTTTTTTTATTTCAAAGATTGTAATTGAAAACATTGTTGCATTATAATAATTTTCAATCATAAATTGAAATTAGAGAAGTACTTTGTATTTAGtatgaatatatattatattttatcataatttaatttagatttcatTTATGTTTATTTAAGTTATAAAATTTTTAATAAGTAgtgtttttatattatatataacaagTCTTATTTTTTAACAAAACAGCTATACCTTTTGTTTTGTGTACTTGATAAAAATACTTAAATctaaaaatttatgattttttatatttatataataaatcTGTACTTTATATCATATATACTCTTCTAAACtcaaattaattttatattaatatgataatcttttcttattttaatttatttgaaaatgacacttttaaatttttttataaatattaaattatattttatatttgaacCTTATAGTAAACATTTTTAGTTGAAATTAGAAAGTTGACCAAAACTAAAGTAATGTCATTTTTATTGTCTAAAATAAAGTTTTATTCACAAAATTATAGCTTGTGGTTTGTTATTATTGATAAATACATGAATATGGATGGATGATTAAGATTATGAAAAATTGCTttgaataattaataaaaaattattaacaataataatattatttttaatatttttctactaaaataatatatttacatataaaaaaaataaaaaaaaagatttgAACTGAGAACAAGTCGACTCAATGGTTTCAATGGTTCTATCCGCCGTTTCCTTTTCTCTGCATCAGCTTTGAGGTTAGCAACCTAATACATCTttgaatataataatataataaaaaactgtGCGTCGATCCACTGTTTTACGGTGACTCGTGGCCTTTCTTCCGGTTGTTACCTGCCATTATGCTGTCAGCTAGACTCATTATTTGAATACATTTAGTCTTATTTAGCCGTATTtacatatttttgcaaaaaattCCGTGTTTGTTTTCCGGTCACATTGATTGACCAAGATTTGTCGACAATGTAATAATAAGTTTTGAATACTGAAAGCATCAACGTGCAATCCACAACTAATCAACTAATCAAAAactatttttaatattataataataaaagaatCTATATAAAATACATGGACATATATTATTACattgtttttcttttttattttatttttattataagatatagtgttaattttaaaataaatattacatatttacgtatattaaaataaaaaattagtaagtgatatttttaaaataactatcattttcaattttaaatatgattgttttatattttattgaagaattatttgaataaaaaataaaaaatattttaattcattaattattttatttttcatatgaatattatttttaatatttatccaAAAAAATTACATCATTTATTATGAAGAATTGAaatgatatttatatttatattttacttttatAAGATGTTTATTTTAAAAGAATAACTATTTTATAATTAGT includes:
- the LOC131036224 gene encoding cold-responsive protein kinase 1, with protein sequence MSHIAECSVSIFYEQQSMDFLDLVLLLLVLVVPALADPEANLLQSGCSNVKSTSVKVFQQNLNASLASVLQAVASSGFATEEQVTGSDPVYMLAQCRQDKNSSDCVNCITAAEKQIRNCSNVSGGRTIYDGCFLRYESNNFYTQSTADGNSQQCGNQSIRTDADSFSVTSKSLLSDLCTATPKTSDFFAAQFRKDASNRTIYGLAWCLKSLTKEGCTNCLTIAQTNIANCLSYSEGRAVDAGCSLRYATYSFFSDNATTDLAQFLSTGSKVNSTVWIIIGVVGGVILIAVLCSLFFFRRRVVAYFRRPPQKQVNTETATELRGPVDFDYKILRKATNNFGPENKIGEGGFGQVYKGTLKNGKVIAVKKLTLNQSARAISEFESEVKLVSNVHHRNLVRLLGCCNQGPEKLLVYEYMSNSSLDRILFGESEKILSWKERFNIILGTARGLAYLHEDFHVCIIHRDIKSSNILLDDDLQPKIADFGLARLLPDDRSHLTTRIAGTLGYTAPEYAIHGQLTEKADTYSYGVVVLEVISGRKSIDLKQPPDMEYLLERVWKLYEGGNILDVVDKRMEENEDYNEEEILKMLKLALLCIQASVVDRPSMSQVVAMLVSGTDIDYKKPFQPAFVDVGYRIRGERSNSGTSSSPSNANITESLDAR